The genomic window CTCGAAAATCCGGATCGGTTTCTGACACCCATCGGCTCGTTTCTGCGCAAATCCAGTCTCGACGAACTGCCACAGCTCTGGTGCATTATCGAGGGGAAGATGAGTTTCGTCGGCCCGCGGCCGGCACTCTACAATCAATATGATCTGATAGAGTTGCGGACGGCCCATGGTGTCGACAAGCTCCTGCCCGGACTGACCGGGTGGGCGCAGATCAATGGCCGGGACGAATTGCCGATTCCGGAGAAGGTAAAATTCGATGTCGAATATCTCGAACGCCGCTCGTTCGGCTTCGACATAAGCATCCTGTTTATGACGGCCGAGAAGGTCATTCGCCGTAAGGGAATAAGGCATTAAGCTACCATAGATAAGCGGTGCGGGAGACCTTACTTTTCGATTATTTCAGTTGCGCTCGTTGCAGAAAATGACAAGAAGGTGATTGTCTGATTGATCCGCGAGACGCTGGTAAGCAATGCCCGAAAATACCCCCACTGAGACGCCGCGCTCAGGATGGTTCTTAATGCCGATGCAAGCGCTCGTCGCCCCTCTGCTGGCGATGCCGCGGGTTGCCAAACGCGCTCTGGCCTTGCTGCTGGATTCCAGCTTTTGTGTTCTGACGATCTGGCTGGCCTATTGTTTCCGCCTGAACGAATGGACAGTGCTGACAGGTGTGCAGTGGCTGCCGGTCTTCGTTTCACTGTGCATGGCCCTTCCCATCTTTATCGTCATGGGCATGTATCGGGCGATCTTCCGTTATGCCAATATGGCTGCTTTCATTACTGTTCTGAAGGCGATTGCGATCTACGGCGTCGCCTTCATGACGATATTTACAGCACTCAGCGTCCCCGGTGTTCCGAGAACCGTCGGCATCCTCCAGCCCTTCCTTCTGTTGATTGCGATCGGGCTGTCGAGGTTGGGTATCCGCTACTGGCTCGGGGATGCCTACCAGCGCATCCTTCACAAGAATATGCTCGCCAAGGTGCTGATCTATGGGGCAGGGACGGCCGGGCGGCAACTGGCCGGTGCCTTGATCAACAGTGCCGAACTCAATGTCGTCGGCTATCTGGATGATGATCCGCGTCTCAAGGGCGGCGTCATGGGTGGTTTGCCGATCTACGACCCCTCGGATCTTCCGGTGCTTGCCGAATCTCTCGGCGTGCACAACGTGCTTCTTGCTCTTCCCTCCGCATCGCGGCAGCGTCGCAACGAAATCCTGGAGCACATCCGTAAAGCCAGGGTCAATGTTCGCACCTTGCCGGATCTCACTGCCCTGGCTCAGGGACGCATCGCCGTCTCCGATATCCGAGAGCTGGAAATCGAAGATCTGCTGGGAAGAGAAGCGGTCGCGCCGCGCCAGGAGCTACTCGACAAATCGATGCGCAACAAGGTGGTGATGGTCACCGGTGCTGGCGGCTCGATCGGCGGCGAGCTATGTCGTCAGATTCTGCGCACCGGGCCTTCCAGCCTCATCCTCCTCGATCAGAACGAGTTTGCGCTTTATAATATCCATGCCGAATTGCAGAAGCTCGCCGAACTGTACAAGCATGAAAATATGCAGATCGTTCCGATTCTGTGTTCCGTCCGCGATCAGGATCGTATGGAACATGTCATGCAGAGCTGGCGACCTCAGACGCTCTATCATGCAGCCGCTTACAAGCATGTTCCCCTTGTCGAACACAATGCCGTGGAAGGCATCAAGAACAATGT from Rhizobium leguminosarum includes these protein-coding regions:
- a CDS encoding sugar transferase, whose product is MGLKRAMDFFLALIASVVLLVPILVVALCVRLTSPGPVLYWSKRVGRFNQIFLMPKFRSMRIDTPTVATHLLENPDRFLTPIGSFLRKSSLDELPQLWCIIEGKMSFVGPRPALYNQYDLIELRTAHGVDKLLPGLTGWAQINGRDELPIPEKVKFDVEYLERRSFGFDISILFMTAEKVIRRKGIRH